A genomic window from Vagococcus sp. CY52-2 includes:
- a CDS encoding YggT family protein — MIALISKAITLYTYVLVIYALLSWFPGAYDSKIGQFIIRISRPYLSMFDRLNLSIGPIDFTIIVAIFVLQLAGQGLILILARLVYMI, encoded by the coding sequence ATTATAGCTTTAATCTCTAAAGCCATAACCCTATATACTTATGTTTTAGTGATTTATGCTTTATTATCATGGTTTCCTGGGGCGTATGATTCAAAAATTGGTCAATTTATCATACGAATTTCAAGACCATATTTAAGTATGTTTGATCGCTTGAATTTGAGTATTGGTCCAATTGATTTTACAATTATTGTTGCAATATTTGTTTTACAATTAGCTGGACAAGGTTTAATTTTAATATTAGCAAGATTA